A region of Lycium barbarum isolate Lr01 chromosome 1, ASM1917538v2, whole genome shotgun sequence DNA encodes the following proteins:
- the LOC132611015 gene encoding uncharacterized mitochondrial protein AtMg00860-like, translating into MVPTVTMPHAQGQTQLSVMRLIKGLKKGEPTFMATIVSLEEYKGLQETLPPCIEKLLEENKDVMPNELPKRLPPRHEEHVEHLRKVFQVLQENELYVKREKCEFAQSKVHFLGHDISIGELCLDEAKLRPMQEWEAPIKVTELRSCLGFVNYYLQFINDYSGNAAPLTELLKKNKSWVWTEYC; encoded by the exons ATGGTGCCTACAGTGACTATGCCTCATGCACAGGGCCAAACACAACTTTCAGTTATGCGGCTAATCAAAGGGCTAAAGAAAGGAGAGCCAACATTCATGGCAACCATTGTAAGTTTGGAGGAATACAAGGGTCTCCAGGAGACACTGCCGCCTTGCATAGAGAAGTTGCTCGAGGAGAATAAAGATGTCATGCCCAATGAGCTACCTAAGCGCTTGCCACCTAGACATGAG GAGCATGTGGAACACTTAAGAAAGGTTTTCCAAGTCTTGCAGGAGAACGAGCTATACGTCAAGAGGGAGAAGTGCGAGTTTGCACAATCAAAGGTGCACTTCTTGGGACATGACATTAGCATTGGCGAGCTATGCCTGGATGAGGCTAAGCTACGGCCTATGCAAGAGTGGGAGGCGCCTATAAAGGTGACGGAGTTGAGATCCTGCCTTGGCTTTGTTAACTACTATCTCCAGTTTATCAATGACTATTCAGGCAACGCGGCACCATTGACCGAGTTGCTAAAGAAGAACAAATCATGGGTTTGGACGGAGTACTGCTAA